DNA from Brassica napus cultivar Da-Ae chromosome C4, Da-Ae, whole genome shotgun sequence:
CTACATCGGAAATATGAAAGGGACTagaataatatataagggatttgaGTCAATAACTAATTgccaattgattttaatttgGAAGTCCAATAAACTAGTCATGGTTTCAGAGTGGGTTCAATACCCTGACCCATTAATTCGGCCCAGATAGTGGTTCGATGATCCCATTAGCTGATGGCCCATAAAAGACTCAGTTCCGTCAAGATCgctagaaaataaaacatgatcTCGGAGGGAGTATGATAGATTCTGCGAGATTAATAGTTATACGCACCATTACTTTGAAGGAGAGTATTGGAGAGAAAATTTCGCATCGAAAATATGAAAAGGACTagaataatatataagagactTGTGTCAATCCACTAAtagccaattggttttaagctGAAAGCCTACGAAACTTATCACATTTACTTATTGTAACTCCTAGAAGAATATTAGATCTTACCAAAAAGGGTGTTTGTGTGATGTTGCTTCTTACGATTACAGAAAATACTCCATAAAATCTTTcacatgttttgttttttacacACAATCACCAATATATAAACAAGacagcaaacaaacaaaaaccaacTATAAAAAGTAACCgaaccacacaaaaaaaaatgtagagagGAATTATCACAAACGAATGACCTGAGAAACAGATTTAATAAAAAGACTTAGAAACATCCACAAGTCGCCTTGGGTACTACACCAGTGGCTCTGTGCTTAGCAGCCGTTTCTTCAGCTTTGAGAAGCTCTTCTCCTTTTTTAGCTTCGACCAttgctctcttctcttctgCTTGCTTGTGAATCGCAGCCACTTTGTTCTTCATTTTCTCACCGTACactgctttcttcttctctagtTTCTCTTCAATCTTACTTAGTTGAGCTTCAGTGGCTGCTTTCTTGCTGTTCTCCCAAGCAAGCACATCAGATATCTTCTTTTGTGCCCTGTCCATTTTCATCATTAAGCTGATTATTATCTGGCATAAGTAGTATAATCATTGGGAGAAATTTTAAGGAAAGTTTACTTGTTCTCAGCCTTTGACTTCTCACTCTCTTCCCATGCTTTGATGAATGATGACTTCTTCTCCTTTTCCAAGTCTGCAAGTATCACATCTGTCCAAAAGTCACAACACATTTTACTGTTAAGTAACCAGAAAGAAGTCAAACATAAAGAGaacaaaaatgtttatatagCTCACCTCTATCGACCGAACCTTTCTTTGGTGTGGCCTCCTCAATGGGTTCTGCAAGAAGCTCACTTATTATAACACATTGTTAACGTAACCACTCTTAAACGTATAAAATAGCGCTTCAAATAATCAAGACTATAAACAGCTAATCTAATGTATATGATCATCAATTATAATTCGATTGCAAAAATAGGTTTGCTTTAGAAGCAAAGCAGAACACCACATTGGAGTTCAAGAATTTaacttttagttaaaaaaatgaattaaagaTTTGACCATTGGGGCCAGTGAACTCTTGTAAAGATAGTAGATACTTTAAGAAAGAAttggattttaaaattgttaaaaaaagttGATACTTAATTGTTATTTTCCAAGAGTTAGGCATCTTTAAAGTAACTAATCATGCatgaaaattaaagaaaagTAAACCACTTTCTTAATTGCTAGCTGTCCACAACTAATTGCCATGATTcccatattctttttttttgaacaaacaaTCATATCTAATTAATAATGATTTATgttctttcaaaaaattaattaccTAGGTGTAAATAATGCTATGAAGTTTTTTTTGAGATGTAAAGGCATCTCAATCcctactctatttttttctctaaaatggagtaaaagtgaatatggagTAAGTAATGATCCAACCCAACttcatatctcactccataatgaaatttataatctattttttgtttgttcatcagaAATGGAGTAGAGTTGGAGcaattttactccattttcacttttgcttcattttggagaaaaaaatggAGTCTTAAGTTTGAGATGCTCGCGATATAAATTTATGAGATCTAATTttgtagcttttttttttttaattagcaTGAGGTTATAGACCTAAACCAGTAATTCTTTGTGTCAGAAAAACAACATGTATTATTAGTTTGTGATATTATGGAGTAAATCTATCCCTTAATAATCGAAAACATGAATCAATCTTCATAAGTAGAGAATTATCATAAGGTTCATAACACACAAAGCACGTGTGAAAACATGGAAGCTTACTTTCGACGACGGCAAGAGCTTTGGACTCGTCGGGAGGTGGTGGAGTATGAATCTTCTCCTCTGCCACGTCTTTAGAAGCTTCCACCGGAACAGGAGTAGGTTCCTTCACCGGAGCTACAACCGCTGGAGATTCTACGTCGACTTTAGTCGTTTTTTGCTCCTCCGCCATTGCCTCTCAGCCGAAGAAGAACAAGAGCTGCCAACAAATggtttctttcttctccttcacaaaacaaaacagaaaataaaacaaaacaaataaaattctgAGAGACTTTAGccaacaaggaagaagaggcTTTTATGTGGTGGAGCGTACTCCCCGCGTTTAATATGTGGGAGACAGTTGTTTTACTTAGCCGTTGGATCTTGGTACCATGTGATCTTACGGCTGTAACGCTCTCTTACCCATTGGATGCAATGCATGTGATTAAACACTTCACTGCCGACAGGTAAAGTAGTTCAATGATTTGCCACGTAACTCAGTAGAATCATGTCACTGTTTTTGCTCATATTATCTTAAACCGATATTATCTTAGCTACTAGTAACTTTTTCGAAAAGTTGGAAATACAATCTGAACCTGAATTGATTTATGTATATTCAATTATCTGGATAGAATGtattaaaatcaatatttattggTTCAGTGAAAATAGTCTGGTGGACCAGAAGGTAGACATGGAGCTTCACCAAGTGGACACGCTAGAGACGGTTACAGAGGAATAGTTAAACCGGTTTAGACATGTGATGTATGGGGGCCCTTATTTATGACTTTCCTCGTTTTAGTTTAGACTTTCTGGCTGAGATGAGATGCAGACGCCTCGTTTTATCCTTATTGGGCTTTTGTGAATTTTAACAGCCCAATTACATAAAGTTTAAGAGAAGGTTGCAAGTCTGTTTTAGCAATAAGTAAATCCCctgtatattaattgagaagcattttaaaaattaaaaccttaattttgcattaattaaaaaaaacctcaaatcctaggtggcactctaaatgccttctaaatttcatttcaaagaattctagagcatctaatataaagtatagtttaatctaatggtgtcacattatttcataattatataacactagagaacattatattaacctaaaatataggaagtgtgtattatttccttaaataaaagctacggaattacataatatgatttacatatatatggtaattaatgattatgaataataaagatttgataacaatttttgcatccttcttcatttttgtttagttttatattattaaaaaaaataaacaatcacattaaccattaaaaaaataaacaatcacattaaccttatataatatataaggtttcctcatttttgtaatttaaagtcattttaaacaaattcaaaatataacatataagaaaaaatcaaaattttttattatatgttatattttgaattttttaaaatgactttaaattacaaaaatgaggaaaccttatatgttatatatttttttaaaacgactttaaaatacaaaaatgaggacaccttatatgttatatttttcttatatgttatattttttcttatatgctatattttgatttttttaaaacgactttaaattacaaaaatgtaagttttccttaagtatacgattaaaacattaaaatgacatgtatcagttcgatggttgatttgaaagcttttaaaaccatatgtaagataaaagtcaaaataattcaactgtcaaaacaatactgttcactttttcaagaatgtgttcgagggaaaaaataaggtttttatgtcataatttgttcaatgtccactagagaaaattatattaacctaaaatataagaagtgtgtattctttccctaaaataacgctacgaaattacctaatatgatttacatatatatgacaattaatgattatgaataataaagatttgataacaatttttgcatctttctccttttttttaattttatattattaaaaaaataaacaatcacattaaccatataattaaaaaattagattttttcttatatgttatatttaaattttttttaaaatgactttgaattaaaaaaaggaaaaaccttatatgttatttttttaaacgactttaaaatacaaaaatgaggacaccttatatgttatatttttcttatatgttagattttttcttatatgttatattttaaatttttttaaaacgaatttaaattacaaaaatgtaagttttccttaagtatacgactaaaaacattaaaatgacatgtatcaatttgatggttgatttgaaagctttcaaaaccatatggaagataaaagtcaaaataattcaactgtgaaaacaatactgttcatttttttaaagaatgtgtttgatagaaaaaataaggtttttatgtcataatttgtttaatgtccaatccgatcaacctaTGATGtgttaattatagttttgttccattatttttaataaaaattgatccgatccatcgaaaagaaattatataataacaacaaaaaatattttatatatataaataaaatgatcaaatatataaaagaaactatcgataatatatacaaataaactcaccctgcgcaaggcgtatgtcttatcctagtacaATATATAGCATAAGATTAACGTCATTTAACTATTTGAGGGTTCTCAATCTCAACATATATTTGAACAGCCAGGGGAAGATGTATAAGTGTAAAATTAGTTAGGGCTAGGCACGGATAGTTTTtggaaatatttatgatttggtTCGTATGTTACAGATATCAAAATTTTCGATTTGTTTTGCTCCGAAAAATACGGATATTCGGAAAATATGTAGATATTTGCTGATACGTACAAATATATCTTTCGTTTTAGTTAATACAAATGACCTAGAAAAAATCGAGACAAATTTggtctttaaaatatttttacatggtatataaaataaaaaataaaagaagccgttaaattatatgtttgtaaaatttaaaatttgttataagaaagacaaacttaaaaaaaaaagttatagatatcataattttttataatatttttataagtaataatgtgaataaaatttattaagtcATACGttaaaataacaattatataaactcatacatttaatcaatatatatatgtatttatatagttGTAGGAGCGGAGCGGATATCCggttcttaaaattttagtatttgtgatttgtttcgtttttaatggatattgatttttagtatttgttttgcttTGAAACTTTATGGATATCAGGATTTTTTGGATCGAATCGAAGCAAATTACGGATCCAATCAGATCCTTAAAATTAGTATAGAGCATATATACAACATGGAGTTATTTAACCATTATTACTCTGTATCATGAGTGGTCGAATATGGACTGTCATGTCACTGTATGGCTAACGTTTTCGGATTCGTTTTCTATGACATAAagcattaataataaactttctcAAATAGGGTTTTAACTAATTGAATCCGTAAtgttccttttattttttagtaaCACACATTTAAGATTTTCATATAAACTCAACGATTACAAGAGAGGATTATTTGGGAAATAAATTGATATCATATGTCATTGTCTTCATATGATAGGTTCACATAACCAATTTCTCCTActaaatattatgtttttaatattcaGAAAACATACACCATAAGTAACGAACTTCATTAACACAAAAAGCTGTGACTGGTGTTGAACAAAACGTGAAACAAGATTCAAATTGTAACAACCCGTCCCGTGGGACCCAGGctcacagcgctgcagcgcaccgaccccaacccctccGTTATGGGAACTACCTGccccataattaggttgttggtgagaTTCGAACCCccgacctcaccctttaacagccttcccacaagacaagctgtcaccaattgatctgatcaattggtgacagcttgtcttgtgggaaggctgttaaagggtgaggtcggGGGTTCGAAtctcaccaacaacctaattatggggCAGGTAGTTCCCATAACggaggggttggggtcggtgcgctgcagcgctgtgagCCTGGGTCCCACGGGGCGGGTTGTTACATAAAAGCTGTCACCAATTGATCTGCAGATCAATTGGTGACAGCTTGTCTTGTGGGAAggctgttaaagggtgaggtcggGGGTTCGAAtctcaccaacaacctaattatggggCAGGTAGTTCCCATAAtggaggggttggggtcggtgcgctgcagcgctgtgagCCTGGGTCCCACGGGGCGGGTTGGTACACAAATCCTCGTGGAAAAGCACAGATCAAAAGTCAAAACGAAAGCTTTGGTGGTCTCCCATCGCTTCTCCAGCTAAGGTTCTCGTTTTCTTCTCTTGTGTTGAATGTTCGTGCGCATATAAGCTGAGCAGAGGAAGGTAGATACGAGTCATGGTTCAACGGAAAAGCACTAAGAGGAATAACAGCGATACTCAAACGAATCACGTCTTTATTAAAACGGTATCGTATCAAGGAAAACGCATCGCAAAAGCTACTCTGCTCCTAGTCTTTTCTATCTTCATATCTTCTGGTCTCTTAAGATTCTTGGGTTGTTTCGATTTCGTGAGTGTCAAAAATCTAAAAGCACCTTAAACATTTTCAGTGATCTTGAGCGTGTTATATAGTATAATCATGATCTCTCTGTGTTCCTCTTCAGACAACACTTGCAGGTCTGAAGCAAGTAACAACAACAATCATTAAACCACCAATCAAAACGCTCCACAGATTCCCGCGCCAATGCGGCGTCGTACAAAACCAAACACAGCCAGTTTTCGAACTCAGAAACAGCCATTCACGACCATCCACGTGTCCTTCTTATTTCCGTTGGATCCACGAGGATCTACGGCCGTGGAGAGAGACAGGCGTAACGAGAGGGATGCTCGAAAAAGCACGGAGAAAGGCCCATTTCAGGGTTATAATCATAGACGGGAGAGTGTACGTTAAGAAGTATAGAAGAGCGATCGAGACACGAGATACTTTTACTCTGTGGGGCATCGTACAGTTACTACAGTGGTACCCAGGGAGATTACCGGATCTGGAGCTCTTGTTCGACGCAGATGATAGACCAACCGTCCGATCAAGTGACTATAGAGGTCAACAACACCCGGCCCCACCTCCAGTGTTCCGTTATTGCTCTAATGACGCCAACTTGGACATCGTCTTCCCTGATTGGTCCTTCTGGGGCTGGTAAAATCAGAATAATAATAACTCGTTGTTTAATTGGGCTTGTTTAACTAACTGGGCTTTTACTGTTATTGGGCCAGGGCTGAGCTTAATATCAAGCCTTGGGCTAAATCGCTGGTGGCGATAGAAGAAGGGAACAAGATGACGCAATGGGAAGACCGCGTGCCGTACGCTTACTGGAGAGGAAATCCTAACGTGGCCCGCACGAGGAGAGACCTTCTTAGATGCAATGTCTCAGACCAAGGAGATTGGAACACTCGTCTCTACATCAATGTCTGGTCTATTCAAAATCTCCCTTTTTCcatataaaacattttcaaatcTACAtcaataatacatttttaatcattttaaaggATTGGGCTACAGAATTCAAAGAAGGCTTCAAGAACTCAAACCTAGAGAACCAATACACTCACAGGTTAAACTTTTTAGTCATTTGTTTATTTGCTtttgggaatatatatatataattttcatattatttttggaatagGTACAAGATTTATATAGAAGGATGGGCATGGTCAGTGAGTGAGAAGTATATAATGGCATGTGACTCAATGACATTATATGTGAGACCAACGTACTATGATTTTCTTATACGAGGAATGGTACCATTACAACATTATTGGCCAATCAGAGACCTTGGTAAGTGTAGATCCCTCAAACACGCTGTACATTGGGGGAATACTCATTTAGACCAGGtttgtaattttattagaacCCGGAAGTTTTGTTTTGTGACAAGTTAACCCACTGATTTTGGTGTTTAATTGACAGGCACGTAAGATAGGGGAAGAAGGGAGTAGATATATAAGAGAGGAGGTGAACATGGAATATGTGTATGATTACATGTTCCATTTGATGAACGAGTATGCCAAGCTTTTGAAGTTTAAGCCGGAGATTCCTTTGGGAGCAAAGGAGATTACAACGGATAGTATGGGATGTCCAGCGAAGGGACGGTGGAGAGATTTCATGGCGGAGTCGATGGTGATGTCTCCTAGTGAAGTGTCTCCTTGTGAAATGCCTCTTCCTTATAGCACTCTGGAGTTAAAAGAAGTTCTTGAGAGGAAAGCTAATTTGACTCGCCAAGTTGAGGTTTGGGAAGATCAATACTATCGTAATTTGACAAATGCCAAGCATTGACCAACGAGGCTCTTGTTTTACAAGATACTGATTTGTTGTGTTCATATTAAAATTAGCAAAAGAAACGAGTAATTTTTACCTACCAATATATTAAATCTGTTAAAATGAAATTCAGTAATTAATGAGTTTTACCACGATATAAAGATTGGACCATGTTTTAGTTTGAATGGTTCCATCAATTTATGTACCTCAATTCAGTAATGCTCTTAAAATAGTAATTGTATAAACATAACGTGTCAACTTgcatgtatattaaaaaaaaactaatgacatgtattttttttattaaatgacaTAATTTGCAAATTTGCAGCTTAAAATCCATCCAAGTCAAGTATGCACAATCGTAGCTTCTTGTAAAATCGATTACTTATAAGAAAAAAGCTTCTGTCATAAATAATGATGTGAAAATCATAATTAAAAGAAATCATTGTTCACACTCCTTTTCATACCAACAAGTGATGTCTTAATACATATCTTGCTCTTTTTAGAGTTTGCTTTATTATCTTGGATgaattaaacatataatatctATGAATCCTCAACATAAAAACTTTATCTCGAGTTTAAGTTCTAAAGTAACCAAGTCATGTATCACGACAACTATCTTCAGCatcgtcttcttcatcatcctccATGGAGTTTCTGTAGGCTGGATGGATTTGGTACTTCTTTAGTGGTATAGGAGCTCCAGCTGGAGTGCCCGCCTCTGGGTTTGAGCCTTGGCCACTGCGAAATTTACATGTGGGCTGCAGCatccgagaccgaagaccgttacacggtgagccacatggtgacgccctggaagcgtccatgctcacttcggtctctagtctggaccacctcggtggggccaggatactcggttagcaaaaaaaaagatttggtaCTTGCATATTATGACAACCTAAGCGTTATAGTATATATCAAATAGctctttttgaaaatatattattttcttttatagttGTTATTGGCTGGAGGTAGAATCAAATTGACACCAATATTCACAAGAAACACTTTCTTCACTATTCCCAAGAAAACACTTACTATACCATTCAACTTCACATTGCAATGCACTCTAGACAAGAACATAACAACACAGACGTGTCCTGCAAGCTACCCGGAGAAATGGAACCCTAAAGACGATCCAGAAACTTGTCCAGATTACTTCAGGTGGATCCACAAGGATCTTGAACCATGGCGTGAGACAGGAATCACTAGAGAGACGCTAGAAAGAGCTCGTGATAAAGCTCACTTCAGACTAATCATAAAAGGTGGAAGAGTGTATGTGCATCGAAACATGAGATCGTTCCAGACAAGAGATGTTTTCATCACAATATGGGGAATCTTGCAGCTTCTAAGGATGTATCCTGGTCAAGTCCCTGATCTTGAGCTTCTCTTCCAGTGCCATGACCTTCTTCAAATATGGAGAAGAGACTATAGGCCAAGACGAGGAGTCAATGTAACGTGGCCACCTCCTCCAGTCTTCCATTACTGTGGCCATGACGGTGCTTTTAACATCGTCTTCCCTGATTGGAGCTTCTGGGGGTGGTAAACAATTTATCCACTTCTCTTTATATACAACTCACATACATAGCCATTGATTATGATAGGattagtcttttttttgtttggtaagaTTTATCACGCCACTAATTATGGTTAGGCCGGAGATTAACATAAAGGAGTGGAACAAACTTTCGAAGGCGATAAGTGAAGGGATAAAGAAGGTGAAATGGAAAGAGAGAAAACCTTATGCATATTGGAAAGGGAATCCTGGAGTTGCTAGGATTAGAAGAGACCTCATGAGATATCATGATCCCATGATTCATCTCATTCatcaggtatatatatataatgggtTAGCATTTGTTCTATGATGATGAATGGAATGAACATGTTTTTGCAGAATTGGATTTAGGACTTCAAATCTAGCAGATCAATGCACCCACaggtttttattaatatttttaattactaaGTTCTTCGTGAGTTAAAATTtgattaatcaaaatttaatatagatCGTGATTTAATATAAGGTACAAGATTTATATAGAAGGAAGGGCTTGGTCAGTGAGCGAGAAGTATATATTAGCTTGTGACAGTATGTCACTTCTCATAAAACCTTTTTACTTTGACTTCATCACTAGAAGTTTAGTTCCCATGGAACATTATTGGCCTATTTTAGACTTCATAAAAAATGCAATGACATCATCTTTGCCGTCCAATGGGGCAACAACAATACCAAAAAGGTAGTAACAATATAACATAAACCAGTCAAGTCATTT
Protein-coding regions in this window:
- the LOC106450942 gene encoding remorin; protein product: MAEEQKTTKVDVESPAVVAPVKEPTPVPVEASKDVAEEKIHTPPPPDESKALAVVEKPIEEATPKKGSVDRDVILADLEKEKKSSFIKAWEESEKSKAENKAQKKISDVLAWENSKKAATEAQLSKIEEKLEKKKAVYGEKMKNKVAAIHKQAEEKRAMVEAKKGEELLKAEETAAKHRATGVVPKATCGCF
- the LOC106454607 gene encoding O-glucosyltransferase rumi homolog; protein product: MVQRKSTKRNNSDTQTNHVFIKTVSYQGKRIAKATLLLVFSIFISSGLLRFLGCFDFTTLAGLKQVTTTIIKPPIKTLHRFPRQCGVVQNQTQPVFELRNSHSRPSTCPSYFRWIHEDLRPWRETGVTRGMLEKARRKAHFRVIIIDGRVYVKKYRRAIETRDTFTLWGIVQLLQWYPGRLPDLELLFDADDRPTVRSSDYRGQQHPAPPPVFRYCSNDANLDIVFPDWSFWGWAELNIKPWAKSLVAIEEGNKMTQWEDRVPYAYWRGNPNVARTRRDLLRCNVSDQGDWNTRLYINDWATEFKEGFKNSNLENQYTHRYKIYIEGWAWSVSEKYIMACDSMTLYVRPTYYDFLIRGMVPLQHYWPIRDLGKCRSLKHAVHWGNTHLDQARKIGEEGSRYIREEVNMEYVYDYMFHLMNEYAKLLKFKPEIPLGAKEITTDSMGCPAKGRWRDFMAESMVMSPSEVSPCEMPLPYSTLELKEVLERKANLTRQVEVWEDQYYRNLTNAKH
- the LOC125585056 gene encoding LOW QUALITY PROTEIN: protein O-glucosyltransferase 1 (The sequence of the model RefSeq protein was modified relative to this genomic sequence to represent the inferred CDS: deleted 2 bases in 1 codon; substituted 4 bases at 4 genomic stop codons), whose amino-acid sequence is MNPQHKNFISSLSSKVTKSCITTTIFSIVFFIILHGVSVGWMDLLLLAGGRIKLTPIFTRNTFFTIPKKTLTIPFNFTLQCTLDKNITTQTCPASYPEKWNPKDDPETCPDYFRWIHKDLEPWRETGITRETLERARDKAHFRLIIKGGRVYVHRNMRSFQTRDVFITIWGILQLLRMYPGQVPDLELLFQCHDLLQIWRRDYRPRRGVNVTWPPPPVFHYCGHDGAFNIVFPDWSFWGWPEINIKEWNKLSKAISEGIKKVKWKERKPYAYWKGNPGVARIRRDLMRYHDPMIHLIHQVYIYNGLAFVLXXXMEXTCFCRIGFRTSNLADQCTHRYKIYIEGRAWSVSEKYILACDSMSLLIKPFYFDFITRSLVPMEHYWPIRLHKKCNDIIFAVQWGNNNTKKAKTIGRNGSGYVLKNLQMKHVYDYMFHILQSYGKLMKMNVEVPEGAKEVCPETMACPVKGGRMRQYMDDSLIMSPSSKGSCEMPPPFEEDELKKFLEKKKKSVEKEVEKWTNEYWEEQKKSLQH